One stretch of Prunus persica cultivar Lovell chromosome G1, Prunus_persica_NCBIv2, whole genome shotgun sequence DNA includes these proteins:
- the LOC18789123 gene encoding protein MAK16 homolog produces the protein MQNDEVIWQVIRHKHCSFMSKIETGIFCRNPYNVTGICNRSSCPLANSRYATIRDHDGVFYLYMKTIERAHMPNKLWERVKLPRNYEKALEIIDKHLMYWPKFLVHKTKQRLTKMTQMRIRMRKLALKTREKIMTTPRKEKKREARREEKAEKAAVLDKSIERELLERLKKGVYGDAYKDIYNYPFDKYQKVLEGEEMQLDTEREEEEEQEPEIEYVEGYDELEEEDDIEDFAGFSMDNSHADDDFVGSDEEAEAVIRKRERKESAFASRRFEKDEPAAKSKKPRVLVEVEHEDAGVRQKAVH, from the exons ATGCAGAACGACGAGGTCATATGGCAGGTTATCAGGCACAAACACTGCAGCTTCATGTCCAA AATTGAAACTGGGATATTCTGTAGAAACCCATATAACGTAACTGGGATTTGTAACCGAAGCTCGTGCCCACTGGCTAATAGTCGCTACGCCACCATTCGCGACCATGATG GAGTCTTCTATCTTTATATGAAAACTATAGAAAGAGCTCATATGCCAAACAAATTGTGGGAAAGAGTTAAGTTACCCAGGAATTATGAGAAAGCACTTGAAATTATTGACAAACATCTG ATGTACTGGCCTAAGTTTCTTGTGCACAAAACAAAGCAACGGCTGACTAAAATGACCCAGATGAGGATACGCATGAGGAAGCTTGCTTTGAAAACAAG GGAGAAAATAATGACGACGccaaggaaagagaaaaagagagaggctAGAAGAGAGGAAAAGGCTGAAAAAGCTGCAGTGTTGGATAAG AGCATTGAGAGAGAACTATTAGAACGCCTCAAGAAAGGAGTCTATGGTGATGCATATAAAGATATATACAATTACCCCTTTGATAAATACCAAAAAGTTCTTGAAGGGGAAGAAATGCAGTTGGATactgagagagaagaagaagaggag CAGGAACCTGAGATAGAATATGTTGAAGGTTATGATGAActtgaagaggaagatgatatTGAAGATTTTGCTGGTTTTTCAATGGACAATTCTCATGCAGATGATGATTTTG TTGGAAGTGATGAAGAGGCAGAAGCAGTTATtcgcaagagagagagaaaggaatcTGCCTTTGCTTCTAGAAGATTTGAGAAAGATGAACCTGCTGCCAAATCGAAGAAGCCGAGGGTACTTGTTGAG GTTGAGCATGAAGATGCTGGTGTTAGGCAAAAGGCAGTCCACTGA
- the LOC18789627 gene encoding plant intracellular Ras-group-related LRR protein 3 produces MFPLSPTLVFYLSVSIIFYLYVQLFGVFMSPREMDQQYSRDFPILSYILSRLDPESNPPLSPQLQETLLTQLPHLNHPKVLASMTHLIPTTLSQTLSLLRALGTPPDPSTVVVARAKIAEIQSKLQNSSSSVLQETQNYSQVREAAEKELEIYKAVVRLEEMHATYEEQLRDVEVRLAEAYGSVVVDLEKEEGEVIKLNAEVVRILKEAESGVAVERVELSGRHLRFLPEAFGKLHGLVSLNLSNNQLQSIPDSIAGLEKLEELYVSSNLLVSLPDSLGLLLNLRILNVSGNKLDALPESIARCSSLVELDASFNNLMCLPTNIGYGLLNLERLSIHLNKIRSLPPSICEMRSLRYLDVHFNELRGLPHAIGRLTTLEVLNLSSNFSDLTELPESIGDLTNLRELDLSNNQIRALPAKFGLLRNLNKLNLDQNPLVIPPMEIVTQGVEAVKEYMAQRWLDIIAEEQQRSMLEASKQTAQTGWLGWGTSLLNNLVSSVSHGVAGNLGGKRDSRDPCLDQQL; encoded by the exons ATGTTTCCTCTTTCTCCAACACTCGTATTCTATCTCTCTGTCTCGATCATCTTCTACTTGTATGTCCAACTGTTTGGAGTTTTTATGAGTCCGAGAGAAATGGATCAACAATATTCCAGGGACTTTCCGATCCTATCCTATATCCTGTCAAGGCTCGACCCTGAATCCAATCCACCACTCTCACCCCAACTCCAAGAAACTCTGTTGACTCAGCTTCCCCACCTGAACCACCCCAAAGTCCTTGCCTCCATGACCCACCTCATCCCCACCACCCTCTCTCAGACCCTCTCCCTGCTCCGGGCCCTTGGTACTCCACCCGACCCGTCCACCGTGGTTGTGGCACGTGCCAAGATCGCTGAAATCCAGTCTAAGCTCCAAAACAGTAGTAGTAGTGTCCTCCAAGAAACCCAGAACTACTCACAAGTGAGAGAAGCGGCAGAGAAAGAGTTGGAGATATACAAGGCGGTGGTGAGGTTGGAGGAGATGCACGCGACCTATGAGGAACAGTTGAGGGATGTGGAAGTGAGGCTTGCTGAGGCATATGGCTCGGTCGTGGTTGATTTAGAAAAGGAGGAGGGTGAGGTGATAAAACTGAATGCGGAAGTGGTCAGGATTTTGAAGGAGGCAGAGAGTGGGGTAGCTGTTGAAAGAGTTGAGCTTTCTGGGCGTCATCTGAGGTTTCTACCTGAGGCTTTCGGGAAGCTTCATGGCTTGGTCTCTCTCAACCTGTCAAACAATCAGCTACAG TCCATTCCAGATTCAATTGCAGGACTTGAGAAACTCGAGGAGCTCTATGTTTCGTCCAATCTTTTAGTTTCCTTGCCCGACTCCCTTGGATTGTTGCTTAACCTGAGGATCCTCAATGTGTCAGGAAACAAGCTGGATGCCCTTCCTGAAAGCATTGCTCGTTGCAG tTCACTGGTGGAGCTAGATGCAAGCTTTAACAACCTGATGTGTTTGCCAACAAATATTGGTTATGGGCTACTGAATCTCGAAAGGCTCTCAATCCACTTGAATAAAATCCGTTCCCTTCCTCCATCCATCTGTGAAATGCGGTCACTGAGATATCTAGATGTTCATTTCAATGAGCTTCGTGGGCTGCCACATGCAATTGGGAGACTGACAACTCTTGAGGTGCTCAACCTGTCCAGCAACTTCAGTGACTTGACAGAGCTTCCTGAATCAATTGGTGATTTAACCAACCTCAGGGAGCTTGATCTAAGCAACAACCAGATTCGAGCTCTTCCCGCAAAATTTGGTCTGCTAAGAAACCTAAACAAGCTCAATTTGGATCAGAACCCGCTCGTGATTCCGCCAATGGAGATAGTAACTCAAGGGGTTGAAGCTGTCAAGGAATACATGGCACAGAGGTGGCTCGATATCATAGCAGAGGAACAACAGAGGAGCATGCTTGAAGCAAGCAAACAAACAGCTCAGACTGGATGGTTGGGTTGGGGAACCTCCTTGTTGAATAACTTGGTTTCTTCGGTCTCCCATGGTGTTGCAGGTAATCTTGGAGGGAAGAGAGATTCTAGAGACCCATGTCTTGATCAACAGTTGTGA
- the LOC18792503 gene encoding non-functional NADPH-dependent codeinone reductase 2 has translation MANATSSAHIPEVVLGSSIGPKNMPALAFGTAADNVQPNLLKTAVLEAIKLGYRHFDTAAIYGSEQTLGEAIKEALKLGLVASRDQLFITSKLWSNDAHPHLVIPALKKSLENLQLEYLDLYLIHWPISAKPGKLVYPLVDLMPMDFKGVWAAMEESQRLGLTKSIGVSNFSSKKIETLLSFATIPPSVNQVEMSPFWQQKKLRDFCKANGIVVTAFSPLGAMGTSWGANHVMESKVLQDIAEARGKTIAQVCIRWVFQAGATLAVKSYNKERLKQNLQVFDWELSEDDLNKINHIPPHKMMRREELVSADGSSSPYKSVQELWDGEI, from the exons ATGGCAAATGCTACTTCTTCAGCCCATATCCCAGAGGTGGTGCTTGGCTCTTCCATTGGCCCCAAGAACATGCCTGCGCTTGCCTTTGGCACAGCAGCTGACAACGTACAGCCTAATCTGTTGAAAACAGCAGTTCTTGAGGCCATCAAGCTTGGCTACAGGCACTTTGATACAGCTGCCATTTATGGCTCAGAGCAGACTCTGGGAGAAGCTATAAAAGAAGCACTTAAGCTTGGCCTTGTTGCTTCCAGAGACCAACTCTTCATCACTTCAAAGCTATGGAGCAATGATGCTCATCCTCATCTTGTCATTCCTGCTCTCAAGAAATCACTTGA AAATCTTCAATTGGAGTACCTTGACCTGTATCTCATCCACTGGCCCATCAGTGCTAAGCCAGGAAAATTGGTGTACCCACTAGTTGACCTTATGCCAATGGACTTCAAGGGTGTGTGGGCAGCCATGGAAGAATCTCAGAGACTTGGCCTCACCAAATCAATTGGAGTCAGCAATTTCTCCAGCAAAAAGATTGAAACTTTACTCTCTTTTGCTACCATTCCTCCTTCGGTCAATCAA GTGGAGATGAGTCCATTCTGGCAACAGAAGAAGCTAAGAGACTTCTGCAAGGCCAATGGTATAGTTGTGACTGCCTTCTCTCCTTTGGGTGCCATGGGGACCAGTTGGGGCGccaatcatgttatggaaaGCAAAGTGCTCCAGGATATAGCAGAGGCTCGAGGAAAAACAATTGCTCAG GTTTGTATTAGATGGGTGTTCCAAGCAGGGGCAACTCTTGCTGTTAAGAGCTACAACAAGGAGAGGTTGAAACAGAATCTGCAGGTGTTTGACTGGGAGCTATCAGAGGATGACCTTAACAAGATCAATCACATCCCACCGCACAAAATGATGAGGAGAGAAGAACTGGTTTCTGCTGATGGATCATCATCACCATACAAATCCGTTCAAGAATTATGGGATGGAGAGATTTAG